Proteins co-encoded in one Arachis hypogaea cultivar Tifrunner chromosome 11, arahy.Tifrunner.gnm2.J5K5, whole genome shotgun sequence genomic window:
- the LOC112722430 gene encoding pentatricopeptide repeat-containing protein At2g01860 translates to MAYAVSFPGVHFVPLGRILCRHDRFILAAHSNRRRSTKNVQLPRRAKQPPEFGVNLFLKKPSPTPETREENTDFREGGSIVANEEEEEEKENTIVLWESDEIEAISSLFQGRIPQKPGKLERKRPLPLPVPYKLRPLGLPTPKRLVKLAAPAVASSRASMAKKVYKSPSFLVGLAREINKLKPDKDVSIVLGKWVQFLRKGSLSMTIRELGHMGLPERALQTFNWAQKQHHLYPDGWILASTVEVLARNHELKIPFNIEKFTALASRGVLEAMIKGFVKGGNLKLALEVLLVARRDRRMLDPSIYAKLILELGKNPDRHKHVESLLDELGERDELNLSQQDCTAIMKVCNKIGKFELVESLFSWFIQSSSKPNVVMFSCLIHSRYMQKKYREALAVVWEMEASNCLFDLPAYRVVIKLFVALNDLPRAVRYFSKLKEAGCSPTYGIYKDLLGIYMASGRMAKCKDICKEAEEAGFKLDKYLASPDLTNQKQ, encoded by the coding sequence ATGGCCTACGCggtgtcatttcctggtgttcaTTTTGTTCCATTGGGAAGAATTCTGTGCAGACATGACAGATTCATTTTAGCTGCACATTCAAATAGGAGAAGATCAACAAAGAATGTCCAGCTTCCACGACGTGCCAAGCAACCTCCAGAGTTTGGCGTTAATCTGTTCTTGAAGAAGCCTAGCCCCACCCCTGAAACAAGAGAGGAAAATACTGATTTCCGTGAAGGAGGATCTATTGTTGCCaacgaagaggaagaagaggaaaaagaaaatactattgTTCTTTGGGAATCTGATGAGATTGAAGCCATCTCTTCCTTGTTTCAAGGGAGAATCCCACAGAAGCCTGGAAAATTAGAACGGAAAAGACCTCTTCCACTTCCAGTTCCCTACAAGCTTCGACCCTTGGGACTACCTACACCAAAACGACTAGTGAAATTAGCAGCTCCAGCAGTAGCTTCATCCCGTGCTTCTATGGCTAAGAAAGTGTATAAGAGCCCAAGTTTCCTAGTTGGGTTAGCAAGAGAGATCAATAAGCTTAAACCAGACAAAGATGTATCTATAGTTCTTGGAAAATGGGTGCAGTTCCTAAGGAAGGGATCCTTATCAATGACAATACGGGAATTAGGTCATATGGGGCTACCTGAGAGAGCTTTGCAGACATTCAATTGGGCACAAAAGCAACATCATCTCTACCCAGATGGTTGGATTCTGGCCTCAACGGTTGAAGTTTTGGCCAGGAACCATGAGTTGAAGATTCCATTCAACATCGAAAAGTTCACTGCTTTGGCAAGTCGTGGTGTTTTGGAGGCAATGATAAAGGGTTTCGTTAAAGGCGGAAACCTTAAGCTTGCATTGGAGGTTCTTTTAGTTGCAAGAAGGGACAGAAGAATGTTGGATCCAAGCATTTATGCGAAACTGATATTAGAACTTGGAAAGAACCCTGATAGACACAAGCATGTAGAGTCATTATTAGATGAACTTGGAGAAAGAGACGAATTGAATCTAAGCCAGCAAGATTGTACAGCTATAATGAAAGTGTGCAATAAGATAGGGAAATTTGAATTAGTCGAGAGCCTGTTTAGCTGGTTCATACAGTCCAGTTCCAAACCAAATGTTGTCATGTTCAGTTGTTTGATTCACAGCCGCTACATGCAGAAGAAATACAGGGAGGCATTGGCTGTAGTTTGGGAAATGGAGGCTTCAAACTGCCTCTTCGATCTTCCGGCTTATCGTGTGGTGATAAAGCTGTTTGTTGCTTTGAATGATCTACCTAGAGCTGTGAGATATTTTTCAAAGCTTAAAGAAGCAGGATGTTCTCCCACTTATGGCATATACAAGGACTTGCTTGGAATCTACATGGCCTCCGGAAGAATGGCAAAGTGCAAGGATATCTGCAAGGAGGCAGAGGAAGCAGGATTCAAGCTGGATAAATATTTGGCCTCACCCGATTTGACGAATCAAAAGCAATAG